A genomic window from Nerophis ophidion isolate RoL-2023_Sa unplaced genomic scaffold, RoL_Noph_v1.0 HiC_scaffold_258, whole genome shotgun sequence includes:
- the LOC133547901 gene encoding uncharacterized protein LOC133547901 yields MPRAKGYKRAQAAKLQMAVKQEVTPMPPVPEFVARRGTGFRHRVRRWPTSVLTGRQVKFVPPTFHPEKKTVFVIGCSHLRGLVDKDVVLPKVPLSFSFLSVPGGGAADLKTEVGHLEFTRTPDVVCVLAPSNDLNRGPLYAGQEFGTLLTSVRSRWPNVFVLDFPPRLNKPVGLQDQLRQEHHRVATRMGLPFVAVASSFPLDRLELWCSDGVHLSDTGGSPILVKLLCDAALTLFAPDPPASPSLFAPDPPASPSLRRTDGLDPRTCPGVGDEGKVACITASAVFWRKMAEQQSWTPMPPVPEFVTRGLPILAEPAPPSPWWTAPPAQVPVTEPAPLPQRRQNPRRWTTVGREGVTRGLPILAEPAPPSPWWTSPPAQVPVTGPAPLPQRRQNPRRWTTVGREGKAGTQPVQQSLPIPSNPVWFSSPMLDAMEKFAPSSDSDCPAVPPPSQTSPGRCRRRCVANRRAGRREQVGVPIFSPYSAFTQPVIIADAPAQWVFSSYDFMLGGFSAFVPTCYNVNVQ; encoded by the exons atGCCGCGTGCCAAGGGTTACAAGCGGGCACAAGCCGCCAAGCTTCAAATGGCAGTGAAGCAGGAAGTGACTCCAATGCCTCCTGTCCCCGAGTTTGTCGCCC GTCGCGGCACTGGCTTCCGCCACCGCGTGCGAAGGTGGCCGACTTCGGTCCTGACTGGCCGTCAGGTGAAGTTTGTCCCTCCAACTTTCCACCCGGAGAAGAAG ACTGTCTTCGTCATCGGCTGCTCCCACCTGAGAGGGCTAGTGGACAAGGATGTCGTCTTACCCAAGGTACctctctctttttcttttctGTCTGTTCCAGGTGGAGGTGCAGCTGATCTGAAGACAGAGGTGGGCCACCTCGAGTTCACGCGGACCCCGGATGTCGTCTGCGTGCTGGCCCCGAGCAACGACCTGAACCGTGGGCCCCTCTACGCTGGTCAGGAGTTCGGCACGCTCCTGACCAGTGTCCGCAGCCGCTGGCCAAAT GTGTTTGTTTTGGACTTCCCCCCGCGTCTGAACAAGCCCGTGGGGCTGCAGGATCAGCTGCGTCAGGAGCACCACCGCGTCGCAACACGCATGG GTCTCCCATTCGTGGCTGTGGCCAGCAGTTTCCCGCTGGATCGGTTGGAGCTGTGGTGTTCGGACGGC GTGCACCTCAGCGACACAGGTGGCTCGCCCATCCTGGTGAAGCTGTTGTGCGACGCTGCGCTCACCCTGTTCGCACCTGACCCCCCTGCGTCTCCTTCCCTGTTCGCACCTGACCCCCCTGCGTCTCCTTCCCTTCGTCGGACGGACGGCCTAGATCCCCGGACGTGTCCTGGGGTTGGTGATGAGGGAAAG GTGGCCTGCATCACTGCATCTGCTGTTTTTTGGAGGAAGATGGCAGAGCAGCAGTCGTGGACCCCCATGCCTCCTGTCCCAGAGTTCGTCACTC GTGGCTTGCCCATCCTGGCGGAGCCTGCGCCTCCTTCCCCTTGGTGGACCGCGCCACCTGCCCAGGTTCCGGTGACGGAGCCAGCCCCTCTGCCCCAACGCCGCCAGAATCCCCGGAGGTGGACCACGGTTGGACGAGAGGGCGTCACTC GTGGCTTGCCCATCCTGGCGGAGCCTGCGCCTCCTTCCCCTTGGTGGACCTCGCCACCTGCCCAGGTTCCGGTGACGGGGCCAGCCCCCCTGCCCCAACGCCGCCAGAATCCCCGGAGGTGGACCACGGTTGGACGAGAGGGAAAG GCTGGAACACAGCCGGTGCAACAGTCCCTTCCCATCCCATCCAACCCTGTGTGGTTCAGCAGTCCTATGTTGGATGCCATGGAGAAGTTTGCTCCTTCCTCTGACTCTGACTGCCCTGCTGTTCCACCACCTAGCCAG ACTTCTCCTGGGAGGTGTCGTCGGAGATGTGTGGCCAACAGGCGCGCCGGACGGAGGGAGCAGGTTGGTGTCCCCATTTTTTCCCCTTACTCTGCATTCACACAGCCGGTGATCATTGCCGATGCGCCAGCCCAGTGGGTGTTTAGCTCATATGATTTCATGTTGGGTGGTTTCTCTGCATTTGTTCCAACATGCTACAATGTTAATGTTCAATGA